A window from Bombus pascuorum chromosome 12, iyBomPasc1.1, whole genome shotgun sequence encodes these proteins:
- the LOC132912711 gene encoding protein adenylyltransferase Fic isoform X1, with translation MPLSRDKFCYAFYDEKLGYIKDRKNEEDNANVAMSMTANRLIVLFVFVSGIAVAVIGTLLSQYIRGFLKYLPAILSDHDYRHVFIPLPTEGELNVYDEGTLDLALPRTELRHQLEIENSATSTAEALTSLYLALEMKLSGKQKKAIKLFQHAVALAPRHPDILNHYGEFLEHTQNDVIKANEYYVRALSFQPNHEGALINSQRTARVVEELDRRMLRRIDEKRNTLSTIPDNNAALIRAKKEAYFQHIYHTVGIEGNTMNLAQTRAIVETRTAVAGKSIDEHNEILGLDAAMKYINATLVNRMGSISIKDILEIHMRVLGHVDPVRGGQFRRTQVYVGGHVPPGPGDIHYLMEEFALWLNSERAIRMHPVRYAALAHYKLVHIHPFSDGNGRTSRLLMNMILMQAGYPPVIIHKQHRHTYYENLQIANTGDVRPFVRFIAECTEQTLDLFLWATSEFSRQVPALSQDTLFSERRDTIVLDDDMGTDSVTNTFDTG, from the exons ATGCCGCTGTCGCGTGACAAGTTTTGTTACGCGTTCTACGACGAGAAGCTTGGatacataaaagatagaaaaaacgaagaggACAATGCAAATGTCGCTATGAGCATGACGGCGAATCGCCTAATCgtgcttttcgttttcgtatcAGGAATTGCTGTTGCTGTCATCGGTACCTTACTGTCTCAGTACATTCGTGGTTTCCTGAAATATTTACCGG CTATTCTTTCAGATCACGACTATCGTCACGTATTTATACCGCTTCCGACGGAAGGTGAGTTAAACGTGTACGACGAAGGTACCTTGGATTTAGCGTTGCCAAGGACTGAGCTGCGTCATCAATTGGAAATTGAGAATAGCGCGACATCCACCGCGGAAGCTTTAACCTCGCTGTATCTGGCATTGGAGATGAAATTGTCGGGCAAACAAAAGAAGGCGATCAAATTGTTTCAGCATGCCGTAGCTTTAGCACCCCGCCACCCAGATATCTTAAATCATTACGGCGAGTTTTTGGAGCATACACAGAACGATGTTATTAAAGCAAACGAATATTATGTGCGGGCATTGAGTTTTCAACCGAACCACGAAGGTGCACTAATAAACAGTCAAAGAACGGCTCGAGTAGTCGAAGAGTTGGATCGGAGAATGCTTCGACGTATagacgaaaaaagaaacacactGTCCACGATTCCTGATAACAATGCTGCCTTAATACGAGCAAAGAAGGAGGCTTATTTTCAGCATATCTATCATACAGTTGGCATCGAGGGGAACACAATGAATTTAGCTCAGACCCGGGCGATCGTTGAAACGCGTACAGCGGTTGCTGGTAAAAGCATCGATGAGCACAACGAGATTCTCGGCTTGGACGCTGCAATGAAATACATCAACGCGACCCTGGTCAACAGAATGGGATCGATTTCCATTAAGGATATATTAGAAATTCATATGCGTGTTTTAGGACACGTGGATCCCGTTCGAGGTGGTCAATTTCGACGTACTCAAGTGTACGTCGGTGGCCATGTACCTCCTGGTCCAGGAGATATCCATTATCTTATGGAAGAATTCGCGTTATGGTTAAACAGCGAAAGAGCCATTCGAATGCATCCAGTCAG ATACGCCGCTCTAGCGCATTACAAGTTGGTACACATACATCCGTTTTCTGATGGCAATGGTAGAACGTCTCGTTTGCTTATGAACATGATTCTTATGCAAGCTGGTTATCCTCCGGTTATTATTCACAAGCAGCATCGACACACGTATTACGAGAATCTTCAAATAGCGAATACCGGCGATGTCCGACCGTTTGTTCGATTCATAGCAGAATGCACGGAACAAACGTTGGACCTGTTCTTGTGGGCAACCAGCGAATTCTCTAGGCAGGTTCCCGCGCTTAGTCAAGATACCTTGTTCTCCGAACGACGCGATACCATCGTTTTGGATGATGACATGGGGACGGATAGCGTTACCAATACCTTTGACACTGGCTAG
- the LOC132912711 gene encoding protein adenylyltransferase Fic isoform X2, with protein sequence MPLSRDKFCYAFYDEKLGYIKDRKNEEDNANVAMSMTANRLIVLFVFVSGIAVAVIGTLLSQYIRGFLKYLPDHDYRHVFIPLPTEGELNVYDEGTLDLALPRTELRHQLEIENSATSTAEALTSLYLALEMKLSGKQKKAIKLFQHAVALAPRHPDILNHYGEFLEHTQNDVIKANEYYVRALSFQPNHEGALINSQRTARVVEELDRRMLRRIDEKRNTLSTIPDNNAALIRAKKEAYFQHIYHTVGIEGNTMNLAQTRAIVETRTAVAGKSIDEHNEILGLDAAMKYINATLVNRMGSISIKDILEIHMRVLGHVDPVRGGQFRRTQVYVGGHVPPGPGDIHYLMEEFALWLNSERAIRMHPVRYAALAHYKLVHIHPFSDGNGRTSRLLMNMILMQAGYPPVIIHKQHRHTYYENLQIANTGDVRPFVRFIAECTEQTLDLFLWATSEFSRQVPALSQDTLFSERRDTIVLDDDMGTDSVTNTFDTG encoded by the exons ATGCCGCTGTCGCGTGACAAGTTTTGTTACGCGTTCTACGACGAGAAGCTTGGatacataaaagatagaaaaaacgaagaggACAATGCAAATGTCGCTATGAGCATGACGGCGAATCGCCTAATCgtgcttttcgttttcgtatcAGGAATTGCTGTTGCTGTCATCGGTACCTTACTGTCTCAGTACATTCGTGGTTTCCTGAAATATTTACCGG ATCACGACTATCGTCACGTATTTATACCGCTTCCGACGGAAGGTGAGTTAAACGTGTACGACGAAGGTACCTTGGATTTAGCGTTGCCAAGGACTGAGCTGCGTCATCAATTGGAAATTGAGAATAGCGCGACATCCACCGCGGAAGCTTTAACCTCGCTGTATCTGGCATTGGAGATGAAATTGTCGGGCAAACAAAAGAAGGCGATCAAATTGTTTCAGCATGCCGTAGCTTTAGCACCCCGCCACCCAGATATCTTAAATCATTACGGCGAGTTTTTGGAGCATACACAGAACGATGTTATTAAAGCAAACGAATATTATGTGCGGGCATTGAGTTTTCAACCGAACCACGAAGGTGCACTAATAAACAGTCAAAGAACGGCTCGAGTAGTCGAAGAGTTGGATCGGAGAATGCTTCGACGTATagacgaaaaaagaaacacactGTCCACGATTCCTGATAACAATGCTGCCTTAATACGAGCAAAGAAGGAGGCTTATTTTCAGCATATCTATCATACAGTTGGCATCGAGGGGAACACAATGAATTTAGCTCAGACCCGGGCGATCGTTGAAACGCGTACAGCGGTTGCTGGTAAAAGCATCGATGAGCACAACGAGATTCTCGGCTTGGACGCTGCAATGAAATACATCAACGCGACCCTGGTCAACAGAATGGGATCGATTTCCATTAAGGATATATTAGAAATTCATATGCGTGTTTTAGGACACGTGGATCCCGTTCGAGGTGGTCAATTTCGACGTACTCAAGTGTACGTCGGTGGCCATGTACCTCCTGGTCCAGGAGATATCCATTATCTTATGGAAGAATTCGCGTTATGGTTAAACAGCGAAAGAGCCATTCGAATGCATCCAGTCAG ATACGCCGCTCTAGCGCATTACAAGTTGGTACACATACATCCGTTTTCTGATGGCAATGGTAGAACGTCTCGTTTGCTTATGAACATGATTCTTATGCAAGCTGGTTATCCTCCGGTTATTATTCACAAGCAGCATCGACACACGTATTACGAGAATCTTCAAATAGCGAATACCGGCGATGTCCGACCGTTTGTTCGATTCATAGCAGAATGCACGGAACAAACGTTGGACCTGTTCTTGTGGGCAACCAGCGAATTCTCTAGGCAGGTTCCCGCGCTTAGTCAAGATACCTTGTTCTCCGAACGACGCGATACCATCGTTTTGGATGATGACATGGGGACGGATAGCGTTACCAATACCTTTGACACTGGCTAG